The nucleotide sequence ATTGCTCACTGCCCTCAGTCCTGTAGTATGATATTGTGTAGTTGATTAACTCGCCAAACCCTCTAGATTCTAGGTACTCTATGTTTTGTGAGCCGCAGTAGGGGCACCTGAGACGCTTGAAAGACGAGGCCCTACCACAATTCCTGCATTTAGTAACGTATATCTTGTAGTGGTTGTCTTTTAAGCGCCAGAATATAGAGATAGAGTGCCTCATCTCAGACCCACCTCCTCAATAAAATTAGCCACGCGTTGTTATCAGGACCTGACATAGAGTGAGCTAGAGATATATCGCCATCATACCTCACCCAGCTAGCACCGCTCATCAACTCACGCAACTCGTGGATTTGGTAGATTGGGGTAGCTCCTACTGGATGACCTCTTGCTTTAAGCCCTCCCCCGACATTCAAGTAAGGCATCTCACTCAAGCACTTGAGAGCCTCACCCCTACCGCAAATCTCGAGAGCCTCAATAGTTAAGAGCCCGTAAATGTCGTACGTGTCATACACGTTTAACGCAGTAGTCTTACTCAACTTAATCTCGTTCTTGCTGGATAGCTTCTTGTAAGCAGAGGCTGTAGCGCTAAAGTAGGTTATGTCATCACGTAAGTAGATAGGCAGATTAACAGAAGACTCTACGTCAACTACTTCAACAGGCTCTCTATTCGTTTTCTTAGTAGCTGATTCATCAGCTACTAACAACGCGGCAGCACCATCACTCACTGGGTGGGAATCAAGCATGGTCACTGGTTCAGAGATTCTTAAAGCTCTGCCTAGAGAATCCACAGATATAGTGAACTGCAACTGCGCGTGAGGAGTTCTCACAGCGTTCTCGTGCATCTTGACAGACCACCTAACTATGTCTTCTCTTGAGACTCTATACTTCCTCATATACTCACTCATGATTAGTGCTGCGTAGTCAGGAGGCGTCACGTTCTTGATGCCTTCGACCTCGTACTCAAGTATCTTCGCATAGACTTTGTTGATGACCCACGAAGGATACTCACTCATCTTCTCGAAACCTACTACAAGTATCCTGCGTGCTCTCCCAGCCTTAACTAGAGAGTATGCGTAATCTAAGGCGACCGCGCCAGAAACCTCACCACTACTTATCGTTAGTGTTTTAACGTTCTTGAGTCCTAGATTCTGAGCGATGTATGTTGACGGGTCGACTTGATCAAGTATGGTTTCAGAGAATGCTGTAGAGACTACGAGATACTCTACGTCAGAGGCGTCAAGCCCTGAATCTGCGAGAGCCTTACTCACAGCCTCATCAATTAGGGTTAAGTAATTCTTGTCGTAGTGTCTGTCTACCTTAGTAACACCACTACCTACCACGTAGGCCTTCAACTACATCACCCTAAATTCCTGTGTATGAGACTCCTGAACTTAGCGTATTCAGCGTAAGATATGTATTTCTTACGCGATAATAACTCCTCAACCGTGGGCGCTCTACCCACTCTATCCAAGACTTTATCAGTAACTAAGACGCTGACAGCGTCGGCTCCAGCACCCGAACCAAACGGAGCGACTAAGATTCTCTGACCAGGCTTAGAATTTTCGAGGATCTTAGCTAAGCCTAAGAGGGCTGACGCGTTGTAGGTGTTGCCAATCCACGGAGTCACTATCCCCGGCAACACCTTCTCTTTCGGGAATCCAAGCATCCTCCCTACTTGGAGGGGGAACTTACCGTTAGGTTGGTGAAATACCGCGTAGTCGAAGTCGCTTGGCTTAAGTCCTGACTCACTCATTAACATAGTTACTGCAGTCACGATGTGGTGGAAGTACGCAGGCTCTCCGGTGAAGCCTTCGCCGTGAGCAGGATACCTAGAGCCCTCTCTCCTCCAAAAATCTGGTGTGTCGGTAACGTAAGTGACTAGAGCCTCGAAGACAGCGACTGACTCGTCTGCCGGTCCTACTAAGTAGGCTGCTGCGCCTGACGACGCAGTCAATTCCAGCACATCCCCAGGATTGGCTTGAGCAGTGTCTGAGCCTATGGCTAGGCCGTACCTCACAGTACCGCTCTCAACTAGTGATACGGCGATCCTGACACCCTCGCTCCCCGCTCTACAAGCGAATTCTAGGTCTGTCGATAGTTTTCTTGTGGAGATCCCTAGAGCGTCAGCTATTATTGTTGATGAAGGCTTAACAGCATATGGTTTTGATTCCGTGCCAACAAACACAGCCCCGACATCACGCGGATCTACACCAGCTCTCACTAGTGCTGACCTAGCCGCATACCAGCCCATAGTTACTGTGTCTTCGTCTACTCCAGCAACAGCTTTCTCTTCAATCCATAAAGAGTCTGTGATTCTTTCGTCAAACCCCCAAAGTCTTGCTATGTCTTTAGCTTTGATCCTGTAAACAGGTATGTACGCGCCCCAACCAATAATACCACTCTTAAATCCCGAATACTTCAAGGGATGAACCCTTAAATGAAGAGAAAAAAAGCTTTTATTGTTGAGTATATTTCAAGATGAAGATGCTTCCTTGCTATAGAGCCAGCAAGCGACTTGATGTCCTGGCTCAATTTCTATCATAGGTGGTTCTTTACTCTTACAGACGTCCATGGCGTAAGGACAACGTGGATGTAGTCTGCACCCACTAGGTACTGCTGCAGCACTAGGTACCTCACCCTTTATCGGGACTTCCCTGATCTTTAAGCGATTAGAGGGGTCTGGTTCGGGAACCGCTGATATGAGAGCGATAGTGTAGGGATGCTTAGGATTATTAATTACCTTTTCTGTAGGTCCTACTTCAACTATCTTACCTAAGTACATCACCGCTATCCTGCCGCATATGTAGTTAGCTACTGCTAGGTCGTGTGTTATGAATATGTATGAGAGATTCCTTATTTTTTTCAAATCAAGCATTAACTGGAGTATCTCAGCTCTTATAGATACGTCAAGCATGCTTACAGGCTCGTCAGCCACAACTAACGAGGGATTAAGTATCATGGCTCTCGCGATAGCTATTCTCTGTCTCTGACCACCAGATATCATGTGTGGATACCTATCCACGAATTCTTCAGGTGGGTTGAGCTTGACCTCGCTTAAAGCCCTGTATATTATCTCCTGCCTTTCCTCCTTAGTACTCCCTATTGAGTGTATGATGAGAGGCTCCTCTAATATACTCCCTAGAGTCATCCTAGGATTTAAGGAGCCGTATGGGTCTTGAAATATTATTTGTATGTCAAGCCTTAGTAGCTTATCTACCTCGCTAGGTAGCTTACGGAAGAGATTTATATAGTCTCCATTAACGAGTAATCTCTCAGGTATTAAATCTCTAATATTCTTTGAAACCTTATATAGGGCGTCACCGCCAGTCGCTTCTATAAGTCTAGCTATTAACCTACCAGCTGTTGTTTTGCCGCACCCAGACTCACCAACTAAGCAGAATATCTCTCCCTCGATAACTTCGAAGCTTATCCCGTCAACTGCTTTAACGTGTCTGGGCGGCTTACCACTCAATACTTCAAGTATGCTTCTCCTGATAGGGAAATACTTCTTGAGATTATCTACTTTAAGCTTAACCTCACTCAACACACTCACCTCCTCAATTTAGGCTCAACAACTCTCTCTAGAGCAAGACCTAACAGCACGAACGTTAATGAAACTATAGCTATTAAGAAACCTGGCGGTAATATCCACCACCACTGA is from Zestosphaera sp. and encodes:
- a CDS encoding hydroxymethylglutaryl-CoA synthase; amino-acid sequence: MKYSGFKSGIIGWGAYIPVYRIKAKDIARLWGFDERITDSLWIEEKAVAGVDEDTVTMGWYAARSALVRAGVDPRDVGAVFVGTESKPYAVKPSSTIIADALGISTRKLSTDLEFACRAGSEGVRIAVSLVESGTVRYGLAIGSDTAQANPGDVLELTASSGAAAYLVGPADESVAVFEALVTYVTDTPDFWRREGSRYPAHGEGFTGEPAYFHHIVTAVTMLMSESGLKPSDFDYAVFHQPNGKFPLQVGRMLGFPKEKVLPGIVTPWIGNTYNASALLGLAKILENSKPGQRILVAPFGSGAGADAVSVLVTDKVLDRVGRAPTVEELLSRKKYISYAEYAKFRSLIHRNLG
- a CDS encoding ATP-binding cassette domain-containing protein, whose product is MSEVKLKVDNLKKYFPIRRSILEVLSGKPPRHVKAVDGISFEVIEGEIFCLVGESGCGKTTAGRLIARLIEATGGDALYKVSKNIRDLIPERLLVNGDYINLFRKLPSEVDKLLRLDIQIIFQDPYGSLNPRMTLGSILEEPLIIHSIGSTKEERQEIIYRALSEVKLNPPEEFVDRYPHMISGGQRQRIAIARAMILNPSLVVADEPVSMLDVSIRAEILQLMLDLKKIRNLSYIFITHDLAVANYICGRIAVMYLGKIVEVGPTEKVINNPKHPYTIALISAVPEPDPSNRLKIREVPIKGEVPSAAAVPSGCRLHPRCPYAMDVCKSKEPPMIEIEPGHQVACWLYSKEASSS
- a CDS encoding Zn-ribbon domain-containing OB-fold protein, whose translation is MRHSISIFWRLKDNHYKIYVTKCRNCGRASSFKRLRCPYCGSQNIEYLESRGFGELINYTISYYRTEGSEQYLPRVVGLVRLDEGPVIVGEITDVDLNELSVGARVEAVLRKYSSEDPNGLIYYGLKFIPVIKK
- a CDS encoding thiolase family protein, whose amino-acid sequence is MKAYVVGSGVTKVDRHYDKNYLTLIDEAVSKALADSGLDASDVEYLVVSTAFSETILDQVDPSTYIAQNLGLKNVKTLTISSGEVSGAVALDYAYSLVKAGRARRILVVGFEKMSEYPSWVINKVYAKILEYEVEGIKNVTPPDYAALIMSEYMRKYRVSREDIVRWSVKMHENAVRTPHAQLQFTISVDSLGRALRISEPVTMLDSHPVSDGAAALLVADESATKKTNREPVEVVDVESSVNLPIYLRDDITYFSATASAYKKLSSKNEIKLSKTTALNVYDTYDIYGLLTIEALEICGRGEALKCLSEMPYLNVGGGLKARGHPVGATPIYQIHELRELMSGASWVRYDGDISLAHSMSGPDNNAWLILLRRWV